In Oryzias latipes chromosome 15, ASM223467v1, the sequence AAAAAAATGAGCACTAACCCCCACCCCAGAACAAACTGAGTTGATCAAATCACTATGCAGAAAGTTTCAGTGAAAGAATTAAatacaaagagaaaaagaagttaGTTAGCAGGAAAGGAAGTGGGAGAAGGGTGGACAAGCATACCTTTGCCCTCCAGAGGAGAGGTGAGGTACAAGTGATTGTGACTATTGCTACTGGTGGTCCTGTTGCTATGAAGACTGGAGGGTCTGGAGGCTGGGTGAAGGGGCAAGAGGGAAGACCAGCAAACATTTGCTGTTAGGTTTCAGAAAGGCTTAAAATATCCACACCAACAAGCACTAACAGCACAACACGCAGGGGCTCGGGAACAGTTGGACGAAGGGTTTCCTGCTGGGGCAGCAGATGGCATGAGGCGGGCCAAGGGGCAGGAAGAGTGGCTCACAGCCAGGCGGTCACACCAACATGTCCATCGTATAAACAGACAGTTAGAGGGGCCTAAATACATGGACGGACTGCCATAAGGGACAAAAGGAAGCTGAAGAAGTTTGTAATGAATCCCAGAAAGTGACAGCGTGTCAGTGAGTtagtaacaaaacaaaagagaaaaggagGACAAAGAGCAGACGAGACATGGCAGTGCGACTATGCCCTTTATTGTGTCCACGAAGATCATTTCAACTGGAAACCAGTGACTGTAGAACCGCTCGTGCCTTTGGTTGTCAGAACATTTGTGCCACCAAGTTAGAGGTgcctttaaagccccactccgatgaaaattgtgtttttaacaagttccttttttttaacatgcattactgagtattcctttatttaaatagttgtgaatcagtttaaaaaaagtaatggtTATGTAGAGAATACAGTGGGTTGGTAcgtcttctttttcctcctctaAGCTTGCATTTGGCTCAAACCTGAACAGccagatagctccaatattgcttaccatttttgtttcgtttgggattgtgaggggctgtatgctagtgggagagcatgtaaacaaagcgCTCcaagcaacggggaggggaagggttGTTGCACGCCAAAAATCCGACCCACAGATTTAATATCAGTCTAATATCTAACGAattactgccgctctgtagaaactatgacccaaaaactgcagtttttttattttgcctaaaaacgtcataaccagaattaaaagaccactgtgagcacttttacaatccatcaaaagaggatcggagtgggactttaaggaacTGATAGATGTTATTGGTGTTACATCAAGAAAACCAACCCAGTGGCCCAAAGATGTGGAAATGGTGACTTACTACAGATGCTACAGGGTACTCTGCACAAAACGCTGGGCTCTGCAGGAGAGGGACACAGAGCATGTGCACTGCTGTACCCCTGCAGGCCTGATAAGACACATACACAATGCAGTATATCCACATGTTGGCATGCTTATTAACCCATCACAACCTGGAGAATGTGCACAACCTTCATTACGAATCCTCAGAGGGTAAAataagtttttatttcttacGTCTGACAACACAAAACAGACAGAGTTCAttgatttctcatttttatagccCTAACATTACATCAACATTAGGAGTAATGTCTGCAGTTTGAGTGCAAATGGTAGCCATTATGGGCTACAACAGTAAAATGTCTACGGTATTTCATTTGTAAGTGCATTCTGGAAAATGATCACATGGGTTGGGGGTTCAGACACAGGACTTGAAGCTGTGTCTGTAAAACCACTTTAACTGAAAGCAAAGGGAAACACACTTGACACAATAAGGGGGTCATGAACaatcgtttttttgttgttgttcttaaaaaggaaggaaaaaaattgatttgtaAACCAAAAGTACGGACTCCTCTCTGGTGTAAATGTGTGGCAATAACTGTTAAACAAATGGGTCAACTCCATTTGAGCAGCAGACCCAGGAAAAGCGCTGTAGATTATCTTCTTTGGATAAGATCCTAAAGTCTGAATTAGAGTCAGTCCTACTTTCAGTGGAGGCAGATTTATTTCCCCCCTAACTTCACTTAGATGGAAATAGATTAGTGGATCAAATCCGGTTTAAAGTAAAACTGCTGAAGACAGAACCTGGCTCTGCCTTCTAGTTTCTCCTTTCGGTCAAAGAAACTTCCCAACCCTCTGTCCCATGGGCACGTTAATGTCTTACCTTGACTTTTAGGATCATCTGAAGAACCAGCAACATCCTCGCAAGAGATATTACCTAAGGAAGTAAAGAACAAGCTGAACTGAaccctaaaacacacacattcactgcCTCATGCTTACAATATTGTCCCTAAAGTTCTTGAATCACAAAAGCACCAATCTAACCTTTGACCTGAAGCCGGTTCTTGGCTCTGCTGCGTCCTGCAGTGGGCAGGGTCAGGGCAGCGCAGTCGATGGCGTTAGTTGAAAAGGCGAGCTCCTTCATGTGCTTCCCccctctcctgctgctgctcactACCCCAGCTTCTGTGGCTTCAGGCCCGTCCAGATTGTCGGTGCTGCCAGGCCACTGTGAACCTGGAGCACCTGCCACTGCCATCGTCTGGAGCAAGTCATTCATGGCTGgatgggtttaaaaaaacaaacaaacatacaagtAGGAACAACATATAAGTTAGACAGCAAGTCTAAATAATATGAAGTTCAATATTTAAAGCTagttaaaaaagaatttatcttatttttcaTTAAGTAATTGGCTTTTCTTTAAgcatcaaaaatgtaaacatagaATGTAGTTTCTTCTTCTATTTGGGTCAAAACTATAGGGATTTGTTTGGAATATAGTCAGTATGCTGTTTAAGCAGTTAGACGTTTACTAGTATCATGATGCAAATATTGACATATCATGCCATAAATTGATGATTCACACACGTTTATAATGTAATCTGAGAGTCAGAATTGggatgaaaaactttttttaaactaagggTCATTGGTTTCAATAGAAGACAGCATGAATCCatgtttctttatgtttatgttCAATTCTAATCCTACCATGTTAATGTTGGAGCAGAAATAAAGACACTGTGAGACAAAAGCAATGAAAGAAGCAGGAGAGCATGCAGAGctgctccgagcagcagcagtgaGCGAGGTGAGTCCATGTCAGCAGAATAAGATCTGAAATGCAGCACGCTGACAAAGCAAGACGGCAAGAGAAGAGACAGAACCAAGGCTCCATTTCAGGTCCTTCATGGTGCGTGAGAGAGAGAGTTACAAACAAGCCGATGGCTGtggttccatttttttttggcatgctgcaaaaacaaaagtggaagCAAACTGTTGCAGGCTTGTGAAAGACAGGACCACAGTGTCTCCTACCATCTCAGCTGAACAGCCAACCTGACAACTTCAAAAagcctttcattcattcaaaaagacaaaatgaccCCACAGATGACACCAAGCGGCACGCTGATTCATGTAGCGACAAAACAGTTTGCTTTGGatacaatgcaaaaaaacaagacaacacaacacaaaaaagaataCCATGACTCACATCCATGTCCCTTATACCTACAtgtgattgtttttaaatgttttatcaaTACATTATGACAACGAAGTGAATTTCATTGGTGAAGGCTTATAGGTCTACAGGGAAGGGTGGAGCATAATGCGTTTGGCAGAGGAAGTGATGTAGGCGTGGTCTTTACTAGGAAAGAGTTGAGGAAAAGCAACTGATGTCACCAGGAGCAGCGTGGGGGAACAAAACAAGAGAAATCTACAAACTCTGACCAAACTGTTCAGTCACAGCAGCTGGGAAGGAAACCTGAGCTGCTCTGTTATCATCCCACAATGCTCCCGCCCTGACATCAGCGGCTTCGTCCTCCTTTGTTTCTCGCAGCACACCACAATAGGAGGGAGAGGAAGGCTAGCGTGACGGCTATCGGAGGTCTTACACATGGAGCGCCGGTAGATGGCCTTGACCTTGTCTTTGTCCTTGGATCTGTTCCTCATGAAAGGCAACCTTTTTATAGCTGTCAGAGTGCCGCCAGAGACAGACGGACAGTGAGACGGACAGGGGGAGGGAGAGTGACAGAGCAAGCCCAGGGGAGGTAGAggagtagaagaaaaaaaatagaaaaagaaggaCAGAACAGACGGATGTGGTTAACGTTAGCACATTTGGGGCCAGGGAAGACATGAGCAGAAAAAAGCTGAGTTCTGGACACTCAACTAAACAGACAATACAGACCGATGATCAGATCATTAACTAGGCTTTCCTAAAAACTGTACAGTAATAGGAATTCTATCTTTTATTAATATTCTATTAAAAATAAGGTAAGAAATATACTGAAAAACGGATATAAAATGTTGTTTAGTTAGAGGGAAGTTAAATGGCTTAAAGTCCCCATCATGTGTATTAAATTTTACaactaagattaaaaaaataataaaataaaaaccaatttGTACATTTCTGTGCAAGTTTCTCAAATAAACAGGAAAGCCTCTGACTAACTAAGTGTAAATGCGGAAAAATACTGAAGAGATGAATATTatacaaaaacatgtcaacaaaaagaggagaaaacaaaaacaaaagcatgttgCATGTTATGGGAACACACACTTTCACATTCTATCGGCACAACACTTTCCTTAGGGTAGCGGTTCTAAAATCTGTTTACCGCACCTAAAACTGGTTTCATAAATGACATACTACAAACGACATAACCATACATGAAGAAACCTAGATGAGACATGGACGACAAACCGTATTAAAGGGTGCAATAGGGAGGGAGGGGACCATAAAGAATAAACTGCAGCTAATGCTGCCATTAATTGACTGCTAGGAATGATTCGTGGTACATTTGCACGCCGACctactaaactaaactaaaaaaaaactgcaattctAAGTACCCCATAAGAAGCTCTGAATGTGAAGAACCTGTTGTGTCAGGATTAAATCTGAGCCACAATGAATTGCACCATTTAATATCTATGATGCTATGGTAACTTATGTCTGTTTTACAGGTGAGCAGCACAGACCAACAGGTCAGTTCATAAGGGCCTCTAAGCTTTTGAAGGTATAACTCAAACAGATGTGGGGCTGAAATACAGCTGTAGAAGTTGATGTTTGAACCACACAGGGTGCTCTTGATTCACgtgattattaattattaagcTGAACATAATAAATATCAATATCAAAAGAGAATGTGGTACCTAACCTTCAGTTAAACAATATCATACAGTTGAAAATAATGTTTGAGAATGACAAGAAAAAGGCAATGGAAGATAGACTGACCACTATAAACAAGGTCCCAACTGAATCAGAGGACAAGTTTCTGAGAGTTAACATCTGCGGGAGCCAAATACAGGAGAAAGCTTCAAGCACAGCTCAACTGTGAGCTTTGTTAGCAGATCTCAGATTGAGCTTTGAAGAGAAGGCTCCAGCCTACAGTTCTCTGGTAGAAATACACCTAGAGTTATCAATTATGATAACAGATAGAGCAAAATGATGGTAATCGGTTTAATCTGCAGTCAGAGGGGTTTATAACCAAAATAAGCTTAAAGCACAAAATCTAGCTGCTGTTCAGAGGCCGAGTTAATTGCATTTACACGTAacctataatttttttaaagaaatcttcAAGTTTATGTTTAATGGTAAAAAAGGATTGCCAGTGCACCATAATGATAGAAAATGCTGTCTGATCTGGCTTTCTTGTATTCTTAATTCAGGTAAATTTTGCTGCGGCAGGAGGATCTTTTCGACtaagggtgtattttattttgaagggctgctgtcaaaaataatattaaaatcaTAAAACTATTATAACTCAAGTATTGTAAATCTTTGAAAGCTAtagtctgtaaaaaaaaaaacagaccaaatggctcttttagaattaaaggttgcagacagCCGACTTAGGTCTAAAACTTGATTcccacatttctttttccaacattttagaGTGCATTAAGACATTACTCTACACACTTGCCAGCTGGAATTGAAAACACTGGACTGTTGTAAAACTTTGGACCTGTTGTGTACTTTCACTGACACCAGTGATTTGCTTATTTAGCAATTCTTTGAACACAAATACGACAGCAGGAATCAAGTGCACCCATTCTGTTCAAGGCGATATTTCACCAGTCAACCTTGTTTTTCTGCGCAGCTCAGCTGTAACCTCTATGACTGTCGAGTGACACAGACAATGGACTCACGAAAACATGCCCCCAGAGACATGACAGTCGGATCATAAGCCCCGCCCTCCCTCCCAATCCGCAGCATACCATTGGAGGAACCCTGCCCTTGGGCATGGGACTGCTGCCCTCTCCTCCCTTTTTTGCAGAGAGATAAAGAAGCAAATGAGCAGTTAGGAAGGAAAAGCCTCATGTCAACATTCAGATATACTGTACAAACCCACTAAAGCAGGACAGTTTGACAGCCTGGATGTTTCAAGGGTGCAGAGGAGCCTTTTAATCAGCCTTTTAAACAAAAGCTGCAGTTGGTACTCACTGATGCtacttttctgtttcagagtgTCATCCAGCGAGTTGGAGCCAGAGCCGATAGATGAGCTGTCCTGGCTGTCTATGGGAAGCGTCAGGAAACCGTCACCGCATTCTGAGTGAGATGGAGTCAGCGTGAGGGAACGCATCCTCTCCCGACTCTTCGGCTTTATTAGCTTTTTCATCTTCAGAGTGATCCAGTTACCACGCCTACAAGAAAAATCATGTCATCTCAAACACTGTGTTGACacgtttctgtttgtttttcatttggaaCCCTCAGTTACCTGCGTGGTGGTGAAGGGTCATAAAATTTGTATTGGTCCATGATCTTCTCTTCTAGCTTCTCCTTTTGCCTCCTCAGCTCATTTAATTTGTCgctaaaaaaattcagagaggaaatcaaaatcTTAGTATTTGTGTTTCTTCGCCTGAAACCAAAATCTCTCTTGTGATGCatttagacagttttttttgttaaaacagattcaaaaaaaaaagttttgctctGGATTTACATGTATTGTCTTTGCTCAACATGGAACAGGTCCTTGCTCTCCATCGTTTGTTCCAGAAGTGTGCGATTCTGTAACATGAGGGTCTGGATTTGGTCCAACAGATGGCGGTTTTCTTCCTCCAAGTTTCCTTTGAGTTGGCTTAGTaactaaaatcagaaaaaaaagattgttttagaggctggaaaaaaaattcatggaaacatgaaagaaaatgatGCTCTACTCACTTCACACTGGTTTGTGAGCTTGGTGGAGGTGATGTCCAGCTGCTGGTACTGCTCCTTCAGTTTAGAGAACTCAGCTTCCAGCTTGGTTTGCTCCAGTTTGGCACTGTTCAGCTGGCTTTTTATGCTCTTATGATCCAGCTGAAGATTCTCATTGTCCTTCAACAGCTGACGATAGCTTGAATTCAATCTGAAAAGAGGGACATTTTATCAAATGACAGCAggatcatttatttttagatttagattttccTCCTGtgcacaaaaagagaaaatctctAGATTTGAGGATTGTCCTAGCCAAAGACAGGATACTTTCTAGTAAAGGAAAAATAGAATTGTCTTGATGTTGAGGAGTTCTTTAATTTCACAGATGCCATAAGATTTGGCATTAAAGCATGTGTAGGTGGCTCATACACAACAACTTAAGGGACTGTGGGGGTTTTTCATCATGCAAAAGAAAACAGTGCCTATGATTTGTtcacaaaaagcattttgacatAGTTTCCCCTGACCTTTCATTCTCCTCTTTAAGCATTTTGTACTGGTCAGCTGTGGCCTCGTGACTCTCTTTTTCAAGAGCCATTTTATCCTGTTGTCCTCTCAGGTttttctccagctcctccagaTCCCCCTTTCTCTGCAAAAGCTGTTTGTACCTGAACACAAACATgcatcaaaacatgtttttgactcAAATAGGATTAAATAAAAGGATTCCCCCTGAGGCAGGACTTACTTGTCTTCTAAGTCCCTGTGTTGTTGCTCCAGGCTCTTGTGCGAGGTCTTCAGGCCACCATGCTTCCCAATTAGAGCTTCATATTCAGCTGCCTGCCTTTCGTGGAGTGCTGCCAACTTCTCGTGATCTCGGAGCAGCAGCTCATAAGTAGCTCTCAGCTCCTCTTTGTCTTTAAGTGCTCCATCTCGCTCTCCCTCCACGCCGCTTTGCTGGCTCTGCAGCTGGGCATTCTGGGCCATGAGAGCTGCACCCTGCGAGCTTAGCGTGGAGTTCTCCACCTACAAAGAAGAACAGACAAGGCAGAAAAGATGAAGGCTttagaaaactaaaacaaatgtagttttcctttttaaatattagtagagaaaagaaaagtagttGCAGTTTAGGTCAGCAGGGGGCACTGTTGACCTAAACTGCACAGTTCATTTTTTCTCTCGGTGTGACATTTCCTCTATAAACATGGCAGGAAAATTATTCTTTTCATGTTCTTCTTAAAGTCACAGTAAATTCCCAGACTCAAATCCCTCTTCAGTCATAAATAGTGTGTTTGCTCACACCttgacacaaaaaacacacacacacagtccacATGATGATGCATTTTCTGTGTCTACAAAGGTTTATCCCTGCAGCACACACATAAATAGCTGCACACAGCTCATTTTTACAAAGACAGCAACATACACATTGAACATAGAGCTATATTAGCTGCTACTATGTGGTTACTGTAAACTGCTGAACTTAAGAAGAACTGGAAGACAAAGGCAAACTCCAATGAACAACAAAAGGCttgttattaatatttaaaagctgCTTCTGACCTAAGAATGCAATCATCATATGCTTTATAAATCTGTTTGTGCATACTGAAGTCTTTCAGAAAGTGGTCATACACTGCTACCTGGAGGTAATGAGATTTCTTTACCTGCAGCTTCGCATTCTGGGTCTGTAGAATTGTGTTGTTCTCTTGTAAAGAGGCAGTCTGTCTCTGCAGGGCGACTATCTGAGCTTGCAGGTTGGAGCTCTGAGTTTCCAGTTGTTTGAGCTGGCTCCTCAAAGCCACTTTCTCAGCCTGCAGAGTTGCATTctagagagaaaaaataaacgTTTGATAAAAAACAGTCACAAGTGAGATGGAGAAACCCACAGAAGGCATATCAAATAGGCAATATAAACTTACATTCCTCTCCACCTCAATGAGTCTGTCTTTCACTTTCAGCAGCTCTCTGGTGGCTTCATGGCTCTCTTTCGCCCATTTATTGTCAGTTTGTGGGTCTTTGCCTCCTTTAGGGGGGGAGCTGTGAAccatcctctcctcctcttccctctgACGCAACGCCTCATAGTTTTTCTTTACCTTGGATGAGACAAGAGCGAAATGAACTCCGAAGTTTGACGATTCCTCAGTAAATTATGATCAACGTAAGCATTATGTAAATCAAAAGAGCAGATAATAGCATAAAggtatttatagaaaaaaagtttaatcaaAGGAAGTATTTCTAAACAAAGGTTCATGCGTCTAACTGTACATTTTGTAATGTTTGGATTGCCATCCCATTCAGTTGTTCAGACTTCTGCTGATTCACGAATAGATGACTGAATAATGTATCAGACCGGGAAATTGTTActagaatttttgtttttactgcaggAAGGGAATGAAATCATCCACTAAAATCCACACAGTTACAGATTTGAGTCAAGATGCATTTGTTTTGATGCCTGTAGGAAACTgggtgttttgctgtttgactAACTGTTTTCAGTTCCTGCCGCAGTTGCTGGTTGAGGTTGGAGGACTCTTGCAGTCTGGCCTCCAGAGAGGCGATTTTCTCCTCTTTAATCTCCAAAGATGATTTCAGAGTTGACTCCAGTTTACTTTCCAACAACTTAAACCTAagataaaaggcaaaaaatacTTGGATAAAAAGATCACAACAAGAATATCCCAAAAATCATATAAAAGGTTGCTTTTCATGCCGTAGCCTTGCTCATTTATGAAATGTGATCAACTTCAGGAGGAGTTTATCACTCAAGCACCAAGGGCTATTTATTAAACATACTACACTTCTACAATAATCCGAAAAATcagttgtacaaaaaaaacaagatcacTCCTGTTTATCTTGCACCAAAGTCTGCACCAGTGTCTGAAAACAAGCCCAAAATAGACAATCTTTGACATCCTAAATTTTTAGATCACTTTTACTTATGTAGCTCTCAAATAGGAAACAGAtttatgataaaataaataaataaacataaataaacatagtAGCAATTGTAGTTTTGTAATAAGAGATACCTGTCATCTGAGCTCTCGTCATCAAGCAGCCTATCTTTGGTTAGCCCAATCTTCTCCAACTCGTGCGTCAGTTTCTCTAAATCATTATTAATCTGTTGAGTGCGAAGCTTCTCACTGACAAGCTCCTAAACACACAATCAGTTTTGAACACTTCAAATGTAATAATCCACAAagacaattttttaaagaaatagttAATCCAAAGTAAATTCAAACAATATTGTTAGTAAAGTTGTGATTGTTACTGTTCACATGAATGtgcattacttaaaaaaaaaaaaaaaacataaataaagagcATACTTCTCTGAGAGTCATCAGTGTCTTCTTATCAATATTGGTCAGTTTGACCAGCTCCTTGTTCTCTTTCTCCAGCTCTTTGACTCTTGTGCAGGAGTCCTTGAAGAAAATCATCTCCTTGCCCATGGTTCGATTCTCTTTTTCAAGAGAGGAGATTCTGTGGTTGCAGTCTTCCAACTTGGAATCCCGGATCTCAGCCTGCTGCCTCAGCCGCTTGTTCTCCTTCTCCAGAAGCTTTTTGTCTTTCTCCAGCTGGGAGCTTTCCTGTTCCAGATTCTTGTTCTGGGGAAGGACGGCATGTAATGAAGCACAGATGGGTAAAACAGCATCGGATGGGATTACTTATGGTCTAAATGGCTTGTACATGGATGTTTGGCTAAAGTGAGCAAGGTTTAAATCAAAagccaaaaaaccccaaaataaTCTGGGATAATCCATCTCTGCAGGGAAAAATTGGCTGTAAAATCATCAAAATGAAGTTAAACTGATTTGCCACTTCTGCTAACACTTCTTAAATATTATCttcttaactttttcttttgtttaagatttgtttttaaatgatcatCAAAGCAGTTTTTAGTCTGTCTCAACTTTAATTACTAAACTGCTCTCATTATCCTCACAATAAAAccattcagaagaaaaaaacaacacaagttgtCAAGCAAAACTACATGTTTCCGTAAGGCAGAagaataagacatttttttccttttctgaacGTAAACTTACCTCTTGTTCGAGCTGCTCAAGTCGTTTGCTGGAGATCTTGAGTTCCTCCAGGTTTCGCTGGAGCGTCTGATTCTCCGTTTCCACGTCTTGCAGTTCAGCCTCCAGCTGCTGGATCTTCTTGCTGCTGTTCTCTAGAGCTTTCTGCAGGCGCTGGTTCTCCGTATCTAGGCCCTGGTAGCTCACCTGGGAGGAGAACAGCCAGATTAGAAAATAAAGTTCTCCATGGTCTACTTGTGCTGGTCCCTAGTGGCCCCATATTCCAGAAGCAGTTTAGTGCTACCTCAGTGGAAATATTTCTAAATGGAAATTTTTCACAATGTTTAGTAGAGAAAATAAACCCTTATTTTGGTAAGCATAACCCAGGAAGACCACAGCATCTCTTTAGACGTATGAATTAGACACACTTTATTTTTAGGCCCCTTTTTGTTATTTACACAGCTGTATTTAAGCAGGTCTGAGGACTCCGTCAGCAAAAGCACCTCTTGTCTGGCTTGGCTTACCTCTAACCTCTCAGTCTTCTTAGAAGAGGCTTTGAGCAGCTCCAAGTTGCGCTTCAGCTGGCTCTTCTCGCTTTCCAGCTCCCTGTTCTCGGCTTCAAGCTGAGCAGCTTTGGCCCCCGCTGACCGCAGGCTCTCAGCTGAGCGCCGGAGCTCCAGGTTTTCCTGTTCCAACTGAGAGTTTTCCTTTTCCAGAGCCTCTAGCTGGAAAGCTACGTTCTTCAGAGCATCCAGTTTCTTTTTGAGACGGCGGCCCTCAGCTTCTAGTTCAGTGTTCTCCTTCTCCAAAGATGATACCTACAAGTACCGGTAATCATCTTCAAGCCAAATAATTTAGACTGCTGAATGATTAtattataaacttttttttaattactgtcACACATCTaatgacaaaaacaggaaaaagaaatattaaaaaccaGACCTTTTCACAGGTGATTCCAAGGCTGGCAACTTTTTTTAGAAGGCTCTCGTTGTCCCTCTCCAGTTTCTGGATCTGAatctccagctcctctgctctTTCACCTTTGTCTTTCATCATTTCAAGATCCTTACctgcataaaaaaatgtcttagtctcacaaaacaaaaaaactgtttttgaattaTTGCTGAAAGTATTCCTCAGACAGACTAGATATCACTCACGTAGCTGCTTCCTTTCAAACTCTATTTTATTCAGTTTGGCTGTCGTCTCGCAGATTGACTCATGAAGAACTCGATTTTCTTTCTCAACATCCTTGACCCGGGCCTCCGCTCCGACCTGGGAGCGCTGACGCAGGGATGACATAGTCTGGCTCAGGTGCTTGTTTTCCTGCTCCAAACCCTTCAGCTGGAGAGCAGACAGCAGAGGTTTAAATCATCACCTGAAGCTGTGTTTAAACAAGCAGCTGCGTGTTGAAGGAAACTGATTCACGTGACTACTTGTACTTCATAACACGCACAATGAAAGAGAGcagaagggattttttttagatcagcTTCATAACAATAAACCAGGAGGTTATCTCAGATCTCCATGCGGTGACAACCAGCCTGATGGCAACTCCTGAAGTAATCCGAGAGGGCAgatctgttttctttctctctcaaGCTCATCAAAGCCGGATTTAACAAATCAGATGGTTAGACTAATCAAAGGTGTCAGATTTGGGTCTAACAGCTACAAAGTCTCCACAGACACAAAGTGAGCGGCTGCCTCTGGGCCACAGACTGCTTCACagtcaataaaacattaatgacAGCAAACACTAGATAATACGCTGAGCCAAAAGCAAATCAATAACAAGACTTTTCTCAGTTAAACTCAAACTTCAATAAATTACACTGAGCTTTGAGTACAAATGTTTGTATATAATCAgttatgaaaaaatgaattttggatCATCGTGGAGGGTGTCCTATATTTggcaaatactttttaaaaagtactgATATAATGAGCATAACTTTGATAATCTATGAATTACAATTTCTGAATAAATAGGTGTGTTTGTACCTGTCTCTCAGAGTTTTCTCTTAGAGTTTCTAGAGTCTTCTCTAGTAAAGCTTTCTCCTTCATCAGGTCCATGCTGAGCGTCTCTGCGCTCCGGAGAGACTCTCTATCTGCCATCAGCTCACTCTCCAGTCGCTCcagctgtaaacaaaaaaaatagataattttaaaataaagtgaaaaataaatgaataaataaaataaataaattaaaataaaatgatcaaaattatAACAGAATTATAACTGTGGAacagttgtttattttattattaaagttgGGAATTGTTTCCTCCAGTTGCAGAAGGCTCAAAGAACCTTAGATGAACTTGCAGAGTCA encodes:
- the ccdc88a gene encoding girdin isoform X4, yielding MENEVFAPMLEQFMLTPLVCWVRTVGQLKASESNKLSEYIELVDGIYLNEIMLEINPKAAVQRTNKKVNNDPTLRIQNLSILIRQIKSYYQESLQQLVMMPLPNVLVLGRNPLSEQGLDEMGKLLLLLLGCAVQCEKKEEYIERIQTLDFETKAAIASHIQEVTHNQENVMDLQWLENGNVPPEDLDNLSRNLAFHLKRLVDERDTQLETIVELTQERDCVQLSPLASCTSQSPGDSPSIRRTESRQHLSVELADAKAKIRRLRQELEEKSEQLLDTRQELENVEVELKRLQQDNYQLLSDARSARAYRDELDALREKAIRVDKLESDLCRYKERLHDIEFFKARVEELKEDNQILLETKTMLEEQLDGCRTRSDKLHLLEKENLQLKSKIHDMEMERDLDRKRMEELLEENLVLEMAQKQSMDESLHLGWELEQLSKTPELTEVPQKSLGEEVKDLTSSRLLKLEKDNQALLKTVEELRGAGSAETISKLAKVNQENQKLNQKLERLESELMADRESLRSAETLSMDLMKEKALLEKTLETLRENSERQLKGLEQENKHLSQTMSSLRQRSQVGAEARVKDVEKENRVLHESICETTAKLNKIEFERKQLRKDLEMMKDKGERAEELEIQIQKLERDNESLLKKVASLGITCEKVSSLEKENTELEAEGRRLKKKLDALKNVAFQLEALEKENSQLEQENLELRRSAESLRSAGAKAAQLEAENRELESEKSQLKRNLELLKASSKKTERLEVSYQGLDTENQRLQKALENSSKKIQQLEAELQDVETENQTLQRNLEELKISSKRLEQLEQENKNLEQESSQLEKDKKLLEKENKRLRQQAEIRDSKLEDCNHRISSLEKENRTMGKEMIFFKDSCTRVKELEKENKELVKLTNIDKKTLMTLREELVSEKLRTQQINNDLEKLTHELEKIGLTKDRLLDDESSDDRFKLLESKLESTLKSSLEIKEEKIASLEARLQESSNLNQQLRQELKTVKKNYEALRQREEEERMVHSSPPKGGKDPQTDNKWAKESHEATRELLKVKDRLIEVERNNATLQAEKVALRSQLKQLETQSSNLQAQIVALQRQTASLQENNTILQTQNAKLQVENSTLSSQGAALMAQNAQLQSQQSGVEGERDGALKDKEELRATYELLLRDHEKLAALHERQAAEYEALIGKHGGLKTSHKSLEQQHRDLEDKYKQLLQRKGDLEELEKNLRGQQDKMALEKESHEATADQYKMLKEENERLNSSYRQLLKDNENLQLDHKSIKSQLNSAKLEQTKLEAEFSKLKEQYQQLDITSTKLTNQCELLSQLKGNLEEENRHLLDQIQTLMLQNRTLLEQTMESKDLFHVEQRQYIDKLNELRRQKEKLEEKIMDQYKFYDPSPPRRRGNWITLKMKKLIKPKSRERMRSLTLTPSHSECGDGFLTLPIDSQDSSSIGSGSNSLDDTLKQKSSIRRRGQQSHAQGQGSSNAIKRLPFMRNRSKDKDKVKAIYRRSMSMNDLLQTMAVAGAPGSQWPGSTDNLDGPEATEAGVVSSSRRGGKHMKELAFSTNAIDCAALTLPTAGRSRAKNRLQVKGNISCEDVAGSSDDPKSQASRPSSLHSNRTTSSNSHNHLYLTSPLEGKGTLNGSLSRPHSESSGEFSLSLDQEVWSSSGSSPVQQPTSSRSTHQSPLLARRSLELPSAGGSLGQMQIKKTASPSEVLSLQQFLDEGIDPAESGSQENLTVDSPRLSTSSERVPKERTSTKGRGIMRSSSGKAAPVSTDRPAKSFGQPGRPSLRKAESTRVKGSAPVRSSLSSQSKATSVSERLDSTSSTLPRASSVISTAEGTTRRTSIHDLLSKDHRQPVSVDASSCSASPKGGVKSQPTPSEYHPNSTRLKPPLTTVAPMPKSVSLPCHSLEDSDFSTLESFFGPSFTVESVFMDSIFSESAGSTLPFLSLNPTLVSNISGPPVTNKSAPPVSNQNQAAPSQSNGPMRSSSANKKDEGSDPSGVNDLDPSPEDNQSLWFEYGCV